A stretch of Lathyrus oleraceus cultivar Zhongwan6 chromosome 6, CAAS_Psat_ZW6_1.0, whole genome shotgun sequence DNA encodes these proteins:
- the LOC127095869 gene encoding protein GLUTAMINE DUMPER 5-like, with translation MRSLPPTMLNTHPNTSSLWHTPIPYLFVGLTAIMGLIALALLALACSYCSNNEDKESESQTKEPVQAYEEKILVIMAGNEKPTFLATPRVLSIYDGDIDNHVPIQEN, from the exons ATGAGGAGCTTACCCCCCACAATGCTAAACACACACCCCAACACAAGTTCTTTATGGCACACTCCAATCCCATATCTCTTTGTAGGATTAACTGCGATTATGGGTCTCATAGCATTGGCGTTATTGGCACTAGCTTGCTCTTATTG tagTAACAACGAAGACAAAGAGAGTGAGTCTCAAACTAAGGAACCCGTCCAAGCCTACGAAGAGAAAATCCTAGTCATTATGGCTGGGAATGAGAAACCAACATTCTTGGCTACCCCTAGAGTTTTGTCTATTTACGACGGAGATATTGACAACCATGTACCTATTCAAGAAAATTAA